A portion of the Streptococcus urinalis 2285-97 genome contains these proteins:
- a CDS encoding DUF1827 family protein, with the protein MRLINTTSSHPELVRNQLRNTDAHLVEVYSAGNTDVVFSQAPKHYELLISNKYRAIKESELETIREFFLKRKIDSKIVLHDQLKTIHTNNLIEMSFPTK; encoded by the coding sequence ATGAGATTAATCAACACTACTAGTAGTCACCCAGAACTTGTTCGAAACCAGTTACGAAATACTGATGCTCACCTTGTTGAAGTTTACTCAGCTGGAAATACTGATGTCGTCTTTTCTCAAGCTCCAAAACATTATGAATTGCTCATTTCAAATAAATACCGTGCGATAAAAGAGAGTGAATTAGAAACTATTCGCGAATTTTTCTTAAAACGTAAAATTGATTCTAAAATTGTCCTACATGATCAACTAAAAACGATACACACAAATAATTTAATTGAAATGTCATTTCCGACTAAATAA
- a CDS encoding NUDIX hydrolase, with translation MTNPTFGVKKENVEYQSRYGVYTVIADKEKENIVLVQAPNGAWFLPGGEIEKNEDHAQALKRELIEELGYEANLGDYLGQADEYFYSSHRDTYFYNPAYIYEVSDYQKAGEPLEDFNHIAWFPVDLAIEKLKRGSHKWGIDIWKKDSIKRT, from the coding sequence ATGACTAATCCCACATTTGGTGTAAAAAAAGAAAATGTTGAATATCAATCACGATATGGTGTCTATACCGTTATTGCCGATAAAGAAAAAGAAAATATTGTCCTAGTTCAAGCTCCAAATGGGGCATGGTTTTTACCAGGAGGAGAAATTGAAAAAAATGAGGATCACGCTCAGGCATTAAAACGAGAACTCATTGAAGAATTAGGATATGAAGCCAACTTAGGCGACTATTTAGGACAAGCTGATGAGTATTTCTATTCTAGTCATAGAGATACCTATTTTTACAATCCAGCTTATATTTATGAAGTTTCCGATTATCAAAAGGCTGGAGAACCATTAGAAGACTTCAATCATATTGCTTGGTTTCCCGTTGATTTAGCCATTGAAAAACTTAAACGTGGAAGTCATAAATGGGGCATTGATATTTGGAAAAAAGACTCCATTAAAAGAACCTAA
- a CDS encoding ATP-dependent Clp protease ATP-binding subunit codes for MLCQNCKLNEATIHLYTNVNGKQQQIDLCQNCYQIMKTDTSHNILGSLSQSKKTQEDSLNPLFDDFFGDLNNFRSFSGDLPNTPPTQAGGQGGNGNGNNGRFRQGPTTANSQQKQKGLLEEFGINVTELARQGSIDPVIGRDEEIKRVIEILNRRTKNNPVLIGEPGVGKTAVVEGLAQKIVDGDVPQKLQGKQVIRLDVVSLVQGTGIRGQFEERMQKLMEEIRNRQDVILFIDEIHEIVGAGNAGDGNMDAGNILKPALARGELQLVGATTLNEYRIIEKDAALERRMQPVKVDEPSVEETITILKGIQPKYEDYHHVKYSDDAIEAAAILSNRYIQDRFLPDKAIDLLDESGSKMNLTLNFVDPKEIDQRLIEAENLKAQATRDEDYERAAYFRDQILKYKEMQKQKIDDQDTPVITEKNIEEIIEQKTNIPVGDLKEKEQSQLINLAEDLKSHVIGQDDAVDKIAKAIRRNRVGLGTPNRPIGSFLFVGPTGVGKTELSKQLAIELFGSEDSMIRFDMSEYMEKHAVAKLVGAPPGYVGYEEAGQLTEKVRRNPYSLILLDEIEKAHPDVMHMFLQVLDDGRLTDGQGRTVSFKDTIIIMTSNAGTGKAEASVGFGAAREGRTNSVLGELSNFFSPEFMNRFDGIIEFKSLSKENLLEIVSLMLEDVNHRLANNNIHLDVTEKVKEKLVDLGYDPKMGARPLRRTIQDHIEDAITDYYLEHPNDKELKAVMTSNGKINIKTIQTAEKSD; via the coding sequence ATGCTCTGTCAAAATTGTAAGTTAAATGAAGCAACTATTCATTTGTACACGAATGTAAATGGAAAACAACAACAAATTGATTTATGTCAAAATTGCTATCAAATTATGAAAACTGATACAAGTCATAATATTTTAGGTAGTCTAAGTCAAAGTAAAAAAACTCAAGAAGATAGTCTAAATCCTCTTTTTGATGATTTCTTTGGCGACTTAAATAATTTCAGATCATTCAGTGGTGATCTTCCAAATACACCACCAACACAAGCTGGCGGACAAGGTGGAAATGGAAATGGCAATAATGGTCGTTTCAGACAAGGTCCTACAACAGCTAATAGCCAGCAAAAACAAAAAGGTCTTCTAGAAGAATTTGGAATAAACGTGACTGAACTAGCAAGACAAGGAAGCATTGACCCAGTTATTGGTCGTGATGAAGAGATCAAGCGTGTCATTGAAATCCTCAATCGTCGTACCAAAAATAATCCTGTTCTTATTGGGGAACCTGGTGTTGGTAAAACTGCAGTTGTTGAAGGACTTGCCCAAAAAATTGTAGATGGTGATGTTCCACAAAAATTACAAGGTAAACAAGTTATTCGTTTAGATGTTGTTAGTCTTGTTCAAGGAACTGGCATCCGAGGTCAATTTGAAGAACGAATGCAAAAATTAATGGAAGAAATTCGTAATCGTCAAGACGTTATTTTATTCATTGATGAAATCCACGAAATTGTAGGTGCTGGTAATGCTGGTGATGGTAATATGGATGCTGGTAATATCTTAAAACCTGCTTTAGCACGAGGTGAACTACAACTTGTCGGCGCTACTACTTTAAATGAATATCGTATCATTGAAAAAGATGCTGCGCTTGAAAGACGTATGCAACCTGTCAAAGTAGATGAGCCATCAGTAGAAGAAACAATTACTATCTTAAAAGGTATCCAACCAAAATACGAAGATTATCACCATGTGAAGTATAGTGATGATGCTATTGAAGCAGCCGCAATTCTTTCAAATCGTTATATTCAGGATCGCTTCTTACCTGATAAAGCTATTGATTTGCTTGATGAGTCAGGTTCAAAAATGAATCTTACTTTAAATTTTGTTGACCCTAAAGAGATTGATCAACGATTAATTGAAGCAGAAAATCTCAAAGCACAAGCAACTAGAGATGAAGATTATGAAAGAGCTGCTTATTTTAGAGATCAAATTCTAAAATATAAAGAAATGCAAAAACAAAAAATCGATGACCAAGATACGCCAGTCATCACTGAAAAAAATATTGAAGAAATCATTGAACAAAAAACCAATATTCCAGTTGGTGATTTGAAAGAAAAAGAACAATCACAATTGATTAATTTAGCAGAAGACCTTAAGTCTCATGTTATTGGTCAAGATGATGCTGTTGATAAAATTGCTAAAGCAATTCGTCGTAATCGTGTTGGGCTTGGGACACCAAATCGTCCAATAGGAAGTTTCCTATTTGTTGGGCCAACAGGTGTTGGTAAAACTGAACTGTCAAAACAATTGGCTATTGAGTTATTTGGTTCAGAAGATAGTATGATTCGTTTTGACATGTCAGAATATATGGAAAAACATGCTGTTGCCAAATTAGTTGGTGCTCCTCCAGGATATGTTGGCTATGAAGAAGCTGGCCAGTTAACTGAAAAAGTAAGACGTAACCCATACTCACTCATTTTACTTGATGAAATTGAAAAAGCACATCCAGATGTTATGCATATGTTTTTACAAGTCCTTGATGATGGTCGCCTTACAGACGGACAAGGTAGAACAGTCAGTTTCAAAGATACTATAATTATCATGACTTCAAATGCGGGAACAGGTAAAGCTGAAGCTTCAGTTGGTTTTGGAGCTGCTCGTGAAGGCCGTACAAATTCTGTTTTAGGTGAATTATCTAATTTCTTTAGTCCAGAATTCATGAATCGTTTTGATGGTATCATTGAATTTAAATCATTATCCAAGGAAAATCTTCTTGAAATCGTTAGCCTAATGTTAGAAGATGTGAATCATCGTCTAGCTAATAATAATATTCACCTAGATGTCACAGAAAAAGTTAAAGAAAAACTTGTTGACTTAGGTTATGATCCTAAAATGGGAGCTCGTCCACTTCGTCGTACCATTCAAGATCATATTGAAGATGCCATTACAGACTACTATTTAGAACATCCAAACGATAAAGAACTAAAAGCTGTCATGACAAGTAATGGTAAGATTAATATTAAAACTATACAAACAGCTGAAAAAAGTGACTAA
- a CDS encoding DUF1797 family protein — MESHLVRIINRLELMATDGGNLKRNFEREGVVVAEVSFSNDPENGPVFTLRDVEARESYSFDSIDLIAMEIYDLLY, encoded by the coding sequence ATGGAATCACATTTAGTGAGAATTATTAATCGCCTTGAATTAATGGCAACAGATGGTGGTAACTTAAAACGTAATTTTGAACGTGAAGGAGTCGTTGTTGCGGAAGTTTCATTTAGCAATGATCCAGAAAATGGTCCAGTATTCACATTAAGAGATGTTGAAGCACGTGAGTCATATTCATTTGATAGTATCGACTTAATTGCAATGGAAATTTATGATTTATTGTATTAA
- a CDS encoding bifunctional methylenetetrahydrofolate dehydrogenase/methenyltetrahydrofolate cyclohydrolase, giving the protein MVKIIDGKALAQKKQIALAKKVEALKSSSHIVPGLVVILVGDDPASQVYVKNKEKAALKAGFKSETVRLSSDISEDELVSIVEEYNRDDSIHGILVQLPLPKHINDKRIILTIDPHKDVDGFHPMNTGHLWSGRPIMVPCTPAGIMEMLSEYQIPIEGKHAVIIGRSNIVGKPMAQLLLAQNATVTLTHSKTKNIKEITSQADILIIAIGQGHFVTKDFVKSGAVVIDVGMNRDDNQKLIGDADFEDLKDKVSYITPVPGGVGPMTITMLLEQTYQSAFRSVKNGNN; this is encoded by the coding sequence ATGGTAAAAATAATTGATGGGAAAGCTTTAGCACAGAAAAAACAAATCGCGTTAGCAAAAAAAGTAGAAGCTTTAAAATCCAGTAGTCATATTGTCCCAGGATTAGTTGTTATTTTAGTTGGTGATGATCCAGCAAGTCAAGTTTATGTAAAAAATAAAGAAAAAGCTGCATTAAAAGCTGGATTTAAAAGTGAGACTGTCAGATTGTCTTCAGATATTTCAGAAGATGAATTAGTCTCTATTGTAGAAGAGTATAACAGAGATGATAGTATACATGGCATTTTAGTGCAACTACCTCTACCAAAACACATTAATGATAAAAGAATCATTTTGACAATTGATCCTCATAAAGATGTTGATGGTTTCCATCCAATGAATACAGGTCACTTATGGTCTGGCCGCCCTATAATGGTGCCATGTACACCTGCTGGAATAATGGAAATGTTATCAGAGTATCAAATTCCAATTGAAGGAAAACATGCTGTTATTATTGGAAGATCAAATATTGTTGGGAAGCCTATGGCACAGTTGTTGTTAGCTCAAAATGCAACTGTCACTTTGACACATTCTAAAACAAAAAATATTAAAGAGATTACAAGTCAGGCGGATATCCTAATTATTGCCATTGGACAAGGTCATTTTGTCACGAAAGATTTCGTGAAATCTGGTGCAGTTGTCATTGATGTTGGTATGAATCGTGATGATAATCAAAAACTAATTGGCGATGCAGATTTTGAAGATCTTAAAGACAAAGTGTCCTATATAACTCCTGTCCCAGGTGGTGTTGGACCAATGACCATAACCATGTTATTAGAACAAACTTATCAATCAGCATTTAGAAGTGTAAAAAATGGAAACAACTAA